One window of uncultured Trichococcus sp. genomic DNA carries:
- a CDS encoding histidine phosphatase family protein, whose protein sequence is MRHGETYLNKYNRMQGWSDTPLTPRGRRDVMRSGAGLGDVKFDAVYCSDLRRTFETAQIILKENQHADHLKVVAMPEFREIFFGSFEGLDASETWGNLNKFLGSPDGEPNYDAHRSVIEELNGLKEMDPYHEAEDYMTFWLRVERGLIKLIGEHRDSERNILIVSHGMTIRNMIHAVIPDFSIERHLDNASISVVRYEDGFYHLDIYNGTDHFVEDFTPADEQDPEVHKVTPADKVEEDVK, encoded by the coding sequence ATGCGACACGGAGAAACTTATCTGAATAAATACAATCGGATGCAAGGCTGGTCCGACACCCCACTGACGCCCAGAGGCAGACGCGATGTCATGAGAAGCGGAGCGGGCTTGGGCGATGTCAAGTTCGATGCGGTCTATTGCAGCGACTTGAGACGTACATTTGAAACAGCACAGATCATTTTGAAAGAAAACCAGCATGCCGATCATTTGAAAGTGGTGGCTATGCCCGAATTCAGGGAAATATTCTTCGGCTCTTTTGAAGGGCTGGATGCGAGCGAAACCTGGGGGAACCTGAATAAATTCCTGGGAAGCCCGGATGGCGAGCCGAATTATGATGCCCATCGCTCCGTCATCGAAGAGTTGAATGGGTTGAAAGAAATGGATCCTTATCACGAAGCGGAAGATTACATGACTTTTTGGCTACGCGTTGAACGAGGCTTGATCAAACTGATCGGTGAGCACCGTGATTCCGAAAGAAACATTCTGATCGTTTCCCACGGGATGACGATCCGGAACATGATCCATGCCGTCATTCCTGATTTCTCGATCGAGCGCCATCTGGATAATGCCAGCATATCGGTCGTCCGCTATGAGGACGGCTTCTATCATCTGGACATCTACAATGGCACCGACCATTTTGTCGAAGACTTCACGCCTGCCGATGAGCAGGATCCGGAAGTCCATAAAGTGACGCCTGCCGATAAAGTCGAAGAGGACGTAAAATAA
- the carA gene encoding glutamine-hydrolyzing carbamoyl-phosphate synthase small subunit: MKQRRFLVLEDGSCYPGYAFGSEKDTIGEIVFNTGMTGYQETLSDPSYTGQIITFTYPLIGNYGINEDDFEGVHPGLKGMVVHELAEHPSNFRCTKTLDVALKEFDVPGIYGVDTRSITKKIRNAGVMRGTMVSNADNLDAIVASLKAYELPVDEIQMNSTKEIKKYAGEGPRVVLLDFGFKDNILAELLKRGCEVILAPWNTSADEILAFKPDGIMLSNGPGDPTSVPEAIETIKQLIAQENLPMFGICLGHQLISLAGGATTYKMKFGHRGANHPVKDLATGKISLTSQNHGYAVDEESLNKTDLIATHRALNDGTNEGVKHKTKPVFSVQYHPEAAPGPHDANYLFDHFVDMMKAVQGGKQHA; this comes from the coding sequence ATGAAACAACGTAGATTTTTAGTTTTAGAAGATGGCAGCTGCTATCCAGGATATGCTTTCGGATCAGAAAAGGATACAATCGGAGAGATCGTATTCAACACAGGGATGACAGGTTACCAAGAAACTTTGTCCGACCCTTCCTACACAGGCCAGATCATCACTTTCACGTATCCATTGATCGGCAACTACGGCATCAACGAAGACGACTTCGAAGGCGTGCATCCGGGCTTGAAAGGGATGGTCGTGCATGAATTGGCGGAACATCCAAGCAACTTCCGCTGCACCAAAACATTGGATGTAGCTTTGAAGGAATTTGATGTACCAGGAATCTACGGCGTGGATACACGCAGCATCACCAAAAAAATCCGCAATGCCGGTGTTATGCGCGGCACAATGGTAAGCAATGCGGACAACTTGGATGCGATTGTGGCATCGTTGAAAGCCTACGAATTACCGGTTGACGAAATCCAAATGAATTCGACAAAAGAAATCAAAAAATATGCAGGAGAAGGACCGCGCGTTGTCTTGCTTGATTTCGGCTTCAAGGACAACATCCTTGCAGAATTATTGAAAAGAGGCTGCGAAGTCATTTTGGCTCCTTGGAACACAAGCGCAGACGAAATTTTAGCTTTTAAACCGGATGGCATCATGTTAAGCAACGGACCTGGAGATCCGACATCCGTTCCGGAAGCCATCGAAACAATCAAGCAATTGATTGCGCAGGAAAATCTGCCGATGTTCGGAATTTGTCTAGGGCACCAGTTGATCTCATTAGCCGGCGGTGCGACAACCTACAAAATGAAATTCGGTCACCGCGGCGCAAATCATCCGGTTAAGGATCTTGCAACCGGCAAAATCAGCCTGACGAGCCAAAACCATGGCTATGCCGTGGATGAAGAAAGCCTGAACAAAACAGACTTGATCGCAACCCACCGCGCCTTGAACGACGGCACGAACGAAGGCGTCAAGCACAAAACCAAACCGGTCTTCTCGGTTCAATACCATCCGGAAGCAGCACCGGGACCGCACGATGCCAATTACTTGTTCGATCATTTTGTAGATATGATGAAAGCAGTCCAAGGAGGAAAACAACATGCCTAA
- a CDS encoding fructose-1,6-bisphosphatase: protein MITKDKYLRLLAKEYPTAAKTVTEIINLEAIMNLPKATEHFISDLHGEYDAVQHVLRNGSGNVKEKIREIFQGRLSTREMNQLATIVYYPEDKIDMIVDSLESEEEINEFYSLTLLRITELCAFTVSKYTRSKVRKAIPADYAYIIEELLFKDTIMTNKEDYYEKIIKTVISLDRATELIAAISHVIQRLVVDHLHVVGDIYDRGPFPDKIIDTFMDGHELDIQWGNHDVLWMGAASGSAACMANVIRISARYNNLEIIEDAYGISLRPLITFAEMVYKEDRYEPFMPKINTEDESKIFPEEIRQIAKMNQAISIIQFKLEGEIIKRHPEFDMADRMVLDFIDYEKGTVKLDGKDYPLLCDYFPTVDPADPYRLTEEEILVVERLMTGFQNSERLQKHVQFLFSKGSMYLSYNDNLLFHGCVPLNPDGSFMELPIANVKYSGKALLDKYEEVLRRGYLNREATKRNVRSLDLIWYLWEGKASSLFGKDKMTTFERLYVADKETHVEKKNLYYEQRDNVELSYKILKEFGLDPKKGHIINGHTPVKEKIGENPLKADGKLIVIDGGFSKAYQNTTGLAGYTLLYNSFGMQLVSHQPFTSRQDAIENEKDIVSTRRIVDKELERKTVRQTDVGKKLTQQVIDLQQLLRAYKSGEIVEDLLSDK, encoded by the coding sequence ATGATAACGAAAGACAAGTATCTCCGATTGCTGGCAAAAGAATATCCGACAGCAGCAAAAACAGTAACCGAAATCATCAACTTGGAAGCCATCATGAACTTGCCGAAAGCAACCGAGCACTTCATCAGCGATCTGCATGGGGAATACGATGCCGTGCAGCATGTACTCAGGAATGGATCCGGGAACGTCAAAGAAAAGATCCGCGAGATTTTCCAGGGAAGACTGAGCACCCGCGAGATGAACCAGCTTGCGACAATCGTCTACTACCCGGAAGACAAAATCGATATGATCGTTGACAGCTTGGAGTCCGAAGAGGAAATCAACGAGTTTTATTCCTTGACCTTGTTGCGCATCACGGAACTTTGCGCGTTCACCGTTTCGAAATACACGCGCTCGAAAGTCAGAAAGGCGATCCCGGCCGACTATGCCTACATCATCGAAGAGCTGCTTTTCAAAGACACGATCATGACGAACAAAGAGGATTATTACGAAAAGATCATCAAAACCGTCATCTCCTTGGACCGCGCGACAGAACTGATCGCTGCCATCTCGCATGTCATCCAGCGCCTGGTCGTCGACCACCTGCATGTTGTCGGTGACATCTACGACAGAGGACCGTTCCCTGACAAAATCATCGACACCTTCATGGACGGACACGAGCTGGATATCCAATGGGGCAACCATGATGTCCTCTGGATGGGCGCCGCGAGCGGGTCGGCAGCCTGTATGGCCAACGTCATCCGCATCTCTGCCCGTTACAACAACCTGGAAATCATCGAGGATGCTTATGGGATCTCTTTGCGTCCGCTGATCACATTCGCGGAAATGGTCTACAAAGAGGACCGCTACGAACCGTTCATGCCGAAAATCAATACCGAAGACGAAAGCAAAATTTTCCCGGAAGAAATCCGTCAGATCGCCAAAATGAACCAAGCCATTTCAATCATCCAGTTCAAGCTCGAAGGGGAAATCATCAAACGCCACCCTGAATTCGACATGGCCGACCGGATGGTGCTGGACTTCATTGATTACGAAAAGGGAACCGTGAAGTTGGATGGGAAAGACTATCCGCTGCTGTGCGATTATTTCCCGACAGTCGATCCAGCCGATCCTTACCGCTTGACTGAAGAGGAGATACTGGTTGTCGAAAGGCTCATGACCGGTTTCCAGAATTCCGAAAGACTGCAGAAGCATGTCCAGTTCCTTTTCAGCAAAGGCAGCATGTATTTGAGCTACAACGACAATCTGTTGTTCCACGGCTGTGTGCCGCTGAATCCGGACGGCAGCTTCATGGAGCTACCGATCGCCAACGTCAAGTATAGCGGCAAGGCCCTCCTGGACAAATATGAAGAAGTGCTGCGCAGAGGCTATCTGAATCGGGAAGCAACGAAACGCAACGTCCGCAGTCTCGATCTGATCTGGTATCTTTGGGAAGGCAAAGCTTCGTCCCTGTTCGGCAAGGATAAGATGACGACATTCGAGCGCCTTTACGTCGCCGACAAAGAAACCCATGTCGAGAAGAAGAACCTGTATTACGAGCAGCGCGACAATGTGGAACTGTCCTACAAAATACTGAAGGAGTTCGGCCTGGATCCAAAGAAAGGCCATATCATCAACGGCCACACGCCCGTCAAAGAAAAAATCGGCGAGAATCCGTTGAAGGCGGACGGCAAGCTGATCGTCATCGACGGCGGCTTCTCGAAAGCCTACCAGAATACGACAGGGCTGGCCGGTTATACGCTGCTGTACAACTCCTTCGGGATGCAACTGGTTTCACATCAACCGTTCACTTCCCGTCAGGATGCCATCGAAAACGAAAAGGACATCGTTTCGACCCGACGCATCGTCGACAAGGAATTGGAGCGCAAGACGGTAAGACAGACGGATGTCGGCAAGAAGCTGACCCAGCAAGTCATTGACCTTCAGCAGCTGCTGCGCGCCTACAAATCCGGCGAAATCGTGGAAGATCTGCTCAGCGACAAATAG